In one Erythrobacteraceae bacterium WH01K genomic region, the following are encoded:
- a CDS encoding tryptophan 7-halogenase: protein MSRDVWLVAALLARELPECTALTVVVDETPVPPAGAVVPLASRYHERLGLDLAALVRDCGAIPSLGNVLQGFAGEGHSLVIAASGDLPAIAGASLHQFLLRAQADEGEGADFLPFLAPFRFAARAAEGGKFALPGDAPDSPLAMLGPQVGFDRDRYARMLREECAARCKVKSGTVAGGVPGPDGHVKSVALEGGEAVEADFFVDCSGRIATLLDASPERIDSPASIFGKITCAVEPLRGDPPLPTWTADAHGIAARIPTEDGDIVSYRHTGEVAEEHLANIAGSDAVTQDAPAALVAAAWRGNCVRLGEAVGSPGSVLCGDAALLAEMALHLAECLPARAAMAAEAKAFNRRYRETQAALSDFANAPLHLNRRSEGPWQTLARGAPSATLRTRIEQFASRGHIPSFEREYADRQTWTEMLAGLGIRPRTYDRRVDTVPEQQAAQILLTIRRQLESSLAAMTSRKAYLAQLG, encoded by the coding sequence TTGTCGCGGGACGTATGGCTGGTTGCCGCGCTGCTCGCGCGCGAATTGCCCGAATGTACCGCGCTGACCGTGGTCGTGGACGAAACGCCCGTACCCCCGGCCGGCGCAGTCGTCCCGCTGGCCAGTCGCTATCACGAACGGTTGGGGCTGGATCTTGCGGCCCTCGTCCGGGATTGCGGGGCGATCCCTTCGCTCGGAAACGTGCTGCAGGGTTTTGCGGGGGAGGGCCATTCGCTCGTCATTGCAGCGTCGGGCGATTTGCCTGCCATTGCGGGTGCATCGCTGCACCAGTTCCTGCTCCGCGCGCAAGCTGACGAGGGTGAAGGTGCGGACTTTCTGCCCTTCCTTGCGCCTTTTCGCTTCGCGGCCCGCGCGGCGGAGGGGGGCAAGTTCGCCTTGCCGGGCGACGCACCGGATTCGCCGCTTGCCATGCTCGGCCCGCAAGTCGGTTTCGACCGCGATCGCTATGCTCGGATGCTGCGTGAGGAATGTGCCGCGCGATGCAAAGTGAAGTCGGGAACGGTCGCGGGCGGCGTGCCGGGACCGGACGGGCATGTGAAGTCCGTCGCTTTGGAAGGCGGCGAGGCTGTCGAGGCGGATTTCTTCGTCGACTGCTCGGGCCGGATCGCTACGTTGCTGGATGCCTCGCCGGAACGGATCGACAGCCCGGCTTCCATATTCGGCAAGATCACCTGCGCTGTGGAGCCACTTCGGGGCGACCCACCGCTCCCGACATGGACAGCGGATGCTCACGGGATCGCAGCGCGCATTCCCACCGAGGACGGCGACATCGTTTCCTACCGGCACACCGGCGAGGTGGCGGAAGAGCACCTCGCGAACATTGCGGGCTCCGATGCAGTGACGCAGGACGCGCCAGCAGCTCTGGTTGCCGCGGCATGGCGGGGCAATTGCGTCCGGCTCGGCGAAGCGGTTGGCTCTCCGGGCAGCGTCCTGTGCGGGGATGCGGCGCTGCTCGCGGAAATGGCGCTCCATCTCGCCGAGTGCCTCCCGGCGCGAGCGGCGATGGCGGCAGAGGCGAAGGCCTTCAATCGCAGATACCGCGAAACCCAGGCGGCGCTCAGCGATTTCGCGAATGCGCCGCTCCATCTCAACAGGCGAAGCGAAGGGCCGTGGCAGACCCTGGCGCGCGGAGCCCCGTCCGCCACGCTGCGCACACGCATCGAGCAGTTTGCCAGCCGGGGACATATCCCCTCGTTCGAGCGGGAATATGCCGACCGGCAGACATGGACCGAGATGCTGGCAGGGCTGGGCATCAGGCCCAGGACTTATGATCGCCGCGTAGACACCGTTCCGGAGCAGCAGGCAGCGCAGATCCTCCTGACGATACGGCGGCAGCTGGAAAGCTCGCTCGCCGCCATGACGTCACGCAAAGCCTATCTGGCGCAGCTCGGCTAG
- the gap gene encoding type I glyceraldehyde-3-phosphate dehydrogenase — protein sequence MATKVAINGFGRIGRLVARALLERDDHDLELVAINDLADTKSNALLFGFDSTHGRFPGTIEHDDGEMTVNGKTIAVTSEREPGNLPHEEMGIDLVLECTGFFQSDEACRPHLEAGAKKVLISAPAKGVSKTVVFGVNQDTLTAEDVIVSNASCTTNCLAPVAKVLNDTVGIERGFMTTIHSYTNDQRMLDQMHSDMRRARGGAQNMIPTTTGAARAVGLVLPELNGKLDGSSVRVPTPNVSLIDLVFTPKRDTSAEELNAALKAAADGAMKGVLDYTDLPLVSGDFNHHPASSTVDSLETSVMEGKLARVVSWYDNEWGFSNRMIDTAGVMASL from the coding sequence ATGGCTACCAAAGTCGCAATCAACGGTTTCGGCCGCATCGGACGCCTCGTGGCGCGCGCCCTGCTGGAGCGGGACGATCACGATCTGGAACTGGTCGCGATCAACGACCTTGCGGATACCAAGTCGAACGCCCTGCTGTTCGGCTTCGACTCGACCCATGGCCGCTTCCCCGGCACGATCGAGCACGACGACGGCGAGATGACCGTCAACGGCAAGACAATCGCCGTCACGTCGGAGCGCGAGCCGGGCAATCTGCCCCACGAGGAGATGGGCATCGACCTGGTGCTGGAGTGCACAGGCTTCTTCCAGAGCGACGAAGCCTGCCGCCCGCACCTGGAAGCTGGCGCGAAGAAGGTCCTGATTTCCGCCCCGGCCAAGGGCGTGTCGAAGACCGTCGTCTTCGGCGTCAACCAGGACACGCTGACGGCGGAGGACGTCATCGTCTCCAACGCCAGCTGCACCACCAACTGCCTGGCCCCGGTGGCCAAGGTGCTGAACGACACGGTGGGCATCGAGCGCGGTTTCATGACCACGATCCACAGCTACACCAACGACCAGCGGATGCTCGACCAGATGCATTCCGACATGCGCCGTGCACGTGGCGGGGCGCAGAACATGATCCCGACCACGACCGGCGCCGCCCGCGCGGTGGGCCTCGTCCTGCCGGAACTCAACGGCAAGCTCGACGGATCGAGCGTGCGTGTCCCGACCCCGAACGTGTCGCTGATCGACCTCGTCTTCACGCCCAAGCGCGACACCAGCGCAGAGGAACTGAACGCTGCGCTGAAGGCTGCGGCCGATGGCGCGATGAAGGGCGTTCTGGACTACACCGACCTGCCCCTGGTGTCGGGTGACTTCAATCACCACCCGGCCAGCTCGACCGTCGACAGCCTGGAAACCAGCGTCATGGAAGGCAAGCTGGCCCGCGTCGTCAGCTGGTACGACAACGAGTGGGGCTTCTCCAATCGCATGATCGACACCGCCGGGGTCATGGCCTCGCTGTGA
- a CDS encoding phosphoglycerate kinase — protein MSSFRTLDDLPEDLSGKVALVRVDLNLPMQDGSATDVTRVEAAKPTILELSRKGAKVLLLAHFGRPKGQRNSMMSTSFVQGDVEEVLGKEIMFVPEVSGPVVEQSIGILGDGDIGLLDNVRFWPGEEANDADFAKAIAAHGDIYVNDAFSAAHRAHASTEGLARLLPAYAGRAMEAELKALDAALGNPETPLAAVVGGAKVSTKLDVLQNLVGKVQHLIIGGGMANTFLAARGVDVGNSLCEHDLTATANQIMDTADHAGCTVHLPYDVVVAKEFAANPASLRTCNVHEVASDEMILDIGPQATEALADVLKTCRTLVWNGPLGAFETQPFDEATVALAKTAGALTQDGSLISVAGGGDTVAALNHAGVADDFTFVSTAGGAFLEWMEGKDLPGVAALKA, from the coding sequence GTGAGCAGTTTTCGCACCCTCGACGACTTGCCGGAGGATCTTTCCGGCAAGGTCGCGCTCGTCCGTGTCGATCTGAACCTGCCGATGCAGGACGGTTCGGCCACCGATGTCACCCGCGTGGAGGCGGCGAAGCCGACCATCCTGGAACTGTCGCGCAAGGGTGCGAAAGTCCTGCTGCTGGCCCATTTCGGGCGGCCGAAAGGCCAGCGCAATTCCATGATGAGCACCAGCTTCGTGCAGGGCGACGTCGAGGAAGTGCTGGGCAAGGAAATCATGTTCGTGCCCGAGGTTTCGGGACCGGTGGTCGAGCAGTCGATCGGCATCCTCGGCGATGGCGATATCGGCCTGCTCGACAATGTGCGGTTCTGGCCGGGGGAGGAGGCGAACGACGCCGATTTCGCCAAGGCCATCGCCGCGCATGGCGATATCTACGTGAACGACGCGTTTTCCGCCGCGCACCGGGCCCATGCCTCGACCGAAGGGCTGGCGCGCCTGCTGCCGGCCTATGCCGGACGCGCCATGGAAGCCGAGCTGAAGGCGCTGGACGCCGCCCTCGGCAATCCGGAAACGCCGCTGGCCGCCGTCGTCGGCGGGGCGAAGGTTTCGACCAAGCTCGACGTGTTGCAAAACCTCGTCGGCAAGGTGCAGCACCTAATCATCGGCGGCGGCATGGCCAACACCTTCCTCGCCGCGCGCGGGGTCGATGTCGGCAATTCGCTGTGCGAGCATGACCTGACCGCCACGGCGAACCAGATCATGGATACTGCCGATCACGCGGGCTGCACGGTGCACCTGCCTTATGACGTGGTGGTGGCGAAGGAATTTGCCGCCAATCCCGCGTCCCTGCGAACCTGCAACGTCCACGAAGTCGCTTCCGACGAAATGATCCTCGATATCGGTCCGCAGGCGACGGAGGCGCTGGCCGATGTGCTCAAGACCTGCCGCACGCTGGTCTGGAACGGACCGCTGGGCGCATTCGAGACGCAACCCTTCGACGAAGCGACGGTGGCGCTCGCGAAGACCGCCGGCGCGCTGACGCAGGACGGTTCGCTCATTTCCGTGGCCGGCGGCGGCGATACCGTGGCGGCGCTCAACCATGCGGGCGTGGCGGATGACTTCACATTCGTCTCCACCGCAGGCGGTGCGTTTCTCGAATGGATGGAAGGCAAGGACCTGCCGGGCGTCGCGGCACTGAAAGCATGA
- a CDS encoding tryptophan 7-halogenase, whose translation MTTGRIGRVVIVGGGTAGWMTAAGLSRALGQSDLSITLVESDAIGTVGVGEATLPQIRDFNRLAGINEREMMARTAATIKLGIEFCDWGEPGTRYIHPFGTYGEAIGPAPFHHYWLAEKADGNARAFGEYSLPIVAARAGRFEPPADEEGLGAYNYAFQFDAGLYAAYLSDVAQRSGVRRHEGRIVEIESNGETGEVAAVVMEKGERIEGDLFIDCSGFRALLIEQELQTGFEDWSHWLPCNRAWAVPCATSAETAPYTRATAREAGWQWRIPLQHRVGNGHVYCDRYISDEAAVETLLANLEAEPIAEPRQLRFTTGKRRRMWSRNVVAIGLSGGFLEPLESTSIDLIQSGILNLVTLFPAGAIDEADVSEYNRLMDLEYDRIRDFLMLHYVLNARHGQRFWDDMREMELPASLAEKIDAFRRRGLTPDYQEGLFLQQSWLSVFIGQGAVPEAFDPRVTAMSVSDRHARMERIHSAIAGRAEPLEPHLSFIGKYGAVYRGEGIGR comes from the coding sequence GTGACGACGGGGCGGATCGGGCGTGTCGTGATCGTCGGCGGGGGAACCGCCGGATGGATGACGGCGGCAGGCCTGTCCCGCGCCCTCGGGCAGTCGGACCTGTCCATCACGCTGGTGGAATCCGATGCCATCGGAACCGTCGGTGTGGGTGAGGCGACCCTGCCGCAAATCCGCGACTTCAATCGCCTTGCCGGAATAAACGAGCGCGAGATGATGGCGCGCACGGCTGCCACCATCAAGCTGGGCATCGAGTTCTGCGACTGGGGCGAGCCGGGCACTCGCTACATCCACCCGTTCGGAACCTATGGCGAGGCCATCGGGCCCGCGCCGTTCCATCACTACTGGCTCGCGGAAAAGGCGGACGGCAATGCGCGAGCTTTCGGGGAATATTCGCTCCCCATCGTAGCGGCACGCGCAGGCCGCTTCGAACCGCCTGCCGACGAGGAAGGGCTTGGCGCCTACAATTACGCGTTCCAGTTCGATGCCGGCCTGTATGCGGCATACCTGTCGGACGTGGCGCAGCGATCGGGTGTCCGGCGTCATGAGGGGCGGATCGTCGAGATCGAAAGCAATGGCGAAACGGGCGAAGTGGCAGCCGTCGTCATGGAAAAAGGGGAGCGGATCGAGGGCGATCTGTTCATCGACTGCTCCGGCTTTCGCGCATTGCTGATCGAGCAGGAATTGCAGACCGGCTTCGAAGACTGGAGCCATTGGCTGCCCTGCAACCGCGCGTGGGCGGTGCCGTGCGCGACAAGCGCGGAGACGGCGCCTTATACACGGGCGACGGCGCGCGAGGCCGGATGGCAGTGGCGCATTCCGCTGCAGCACCGGGTGGGCAACGGGCACGTGTACTGCGACCGCTACATCAGCGACGAAGCCGCCGTCGAAACCCTGCTCGCCAATCTCGAGGCCGAGCCTATCGCCGAGCCGCGCCAGCTGCGCTTCACGACCGGAAAGCGGCGGCGGATGTGGAGCCGCAATGTGGTTGCCATCGGTTTGTCGGGCGGTTTCCTGGAGCCACTGGAATCGACCAGCATAGACCTGATCCAGAGCGGCATCCTGAACCTCGTGACGCTGTTTCCGGCAGGCGCGATCGACGAGGCGGACGTGTCGGAATACAACCGCCTGATGGACCTCGAATATGATCGCATCCGCGATTTCCTGATGCTGCATTATGTCCTGAACGCGCGCCATGGCCAGCGCTTCTGGGACGACATGCGGGAGATGGAATTACCCGCCAGCCTCGCAGAAAAGATCGACGCGTTTCGCCGGCGCGGACTGACGCCGGACTATCAGGAAGGTTTGTTCCTGCAGCAAAGCTGGCTGTCGGTGTTCATCGGGCAGGGCGCCGTGCCGGAAGCCTTCGACCCGCGGGTGACAGCGATGAGCGTATCCGACCGGCACGCGCGGATGGAGCGCATTCATTCCGCCATCGCGGGGCGGGCCGAGCCGTTGGAGCCGCATCTCTCCTTCATCGGGAAATACGGTGCGGTCTATCGCGGGGAGGGTATCGGACGGTGA
- a CDS encoding PaaI family thioesterase, whose amino-acid sequence MSDAVFPGGHIAEDGEFAGWSYWQGDPYETRSGPFYTQREEDGSYVCAFRAEERHMNGAGFMHGGCLLTFADYALFSIATDELAGDMAVTMNLSGDFLDSAQNGQLIEARGEVTRAGGRTIYVRGLVTADGKSVLSFTGIIAKVRRKG is encoded by the coding sequence ATGAGCGACGCTGTTTTTCCCGGCGGTCACATCGCCGAAGACGGAGAGTTCGCTGGCTGGTCCTACTGGCAGGGCGACCCGTACGAAACGCGCAGCGGACCGTTCTATACGCAGCGCGAAGAGGACGGGAGCTACGTGTGCGCCTTCCGCGCGGAAGAGCGGCACATGAACGGCGCAGGCTTCATGCATGGCGGCTGCCTGCTGACCTTCGCCGATTACGCGCTGTTCTCCATCGCGACCGACGAACTGGCAGGCGACATGGCAGTCACCATGAACCTGTCCGGGGATTTCCTCGATTCCGCGCAGAACGGGCAGCTGATCGAAGCGCGGGGCGAGGTGACGCGCGCCGGGGGGCGGACGATCTATGTCCGCGGCCTTGTGACGGCAGACGGTAAGTCCGTTCTCAGCTTTACCGGCATCATCGCAAAGGTCCGCAGGAAGGGATAA
- a CDS encoding flavodoxin family protein — translation MALSDTQTSICEGSEIDFSDLKAVLFNATLKPPGEASHTDTLLDVVAEIFETQRVAVKRHRLTDYRLAPGVYPDMTEHGWPEDDWPRLSPDVFDADIVVLGTPIWLSQKSSVAQSFIEKLYAHSGQTNDAGQYAFYGKVGGCVVTGNEDGIKHVGMSVLYSMQHVGMTIPPQADCGWIGEAGPGPSYGDEQDDGSRAGFDNEFTQRNTTFMAFNLLHAARMLKDAGGYPPVGNVRSEWDDGSKPGWPNPEHRRD, via the coding sequence ATGGCCCTCAGCGATACCCAGACCTCCATCTGCGAAGGGAGCGAGATCGATTTCTCTGACCTGAAGGCCGTCCTGTTCAACGCCACGCTGAAGCCGCCCGGGGAGGCCTCGCACACCGATACGTTGCTGGACGTCGTGGCCGAGATCTTCGAAACGCAGCGCGTCGCAGTGAAGCGGCATCGTCTGACCGACTACAGGCTGGCGCCGGGTGTCTATCCGGACATGACCGAGCACGGCTGGCCGGAAGACGACTGGCCGAGGCTCTCGCCCGACGTCTTCGATGCCGACATCGTGGTTCTCGGCACCCCGATCTGGCTGAGCCAGAAAAGTTCGGTCGCGCAGTCCTTCATCGAGAAACTCTACGCCCATTCGGGACAGACCAACGATGCCGGGCAATATGCCTTCTACGGCAAGGTTGGCGGATGCGTGGTGACCGGCAACGAGGACGGCATAAAGCATGTCGGGATGAGCGTGCTGTATTCGATGCAGCATGTCGGCATGACCATCCCGCCACAGGCCGATTGCGGCTGGATCGGCGAAGCGGGACCGGGGCCATCCTATGGCGACGAGCAGGACGATGGCAGCCGCGCCGGTTTCGACAACGAATTTACCCAGCGCAACACCACTTTCATGGCGTTCAACCTGCTCCATGCCGCGCGGATGCTGAAAGATGCTGGCGGTTACCCGCCGGTCGGCAACGTTCGCAGCGAATGGGACGACGGGAGCAAGCCGGGATGGCCGAACCCGGAACATCGCCGCGATTGA